TTGGGGATCCCTTCACAGATGAGTTCCTTAAAAGCCTTTGTATTTTCTCGAATTGAAGTTTCCATTTTGAATTTTATTTGAATCGTCCCTTTTTTTTATCAAAGCCATAGGGACAATGCTTACATCCGTTTTGACAACAGTAACCTCTTTTTAAAAGATACTTCGCAGTAAAGACAATATAGCCTTCCTCGCTCAGGTAGTAATCGTCTTTCTCGAATTCCTTCCTTCTACCAAAATCACCAAAACCTGTGGACATGTCTGCAAATTTCGTCAATTTGATCCAAACAGTTTCCCTCTCTCCAAGGCATTCTTTCACACCTGTTTTCTCATGCTGATTTTCTTAGCTTTGCAGCCTTTGTTTAAAGCCAATCACTGCATGAATCTTGATGCGTTTTTCACTCTTCCGGAGGCCGAACTGCGAGCAAATGATGAACCGATCGTTTACCGCAACATGGTTAATTCTGAAAAGCTGTTCGTATGAAAATTGCGGTGAATACACGGCTGCTGCTCAAAGACAAAATGGAGGGCATAGGCTGGTTCACTTACGAAACGCTAAAGCGAATCACCACTTCTCATCCGGAGATTGAATTCATTTTTATTTTCGATCGTAAGCCTTCACAAGAATTTATTTTTTCACAAAATGTGAAGGCTGTTGTGGCGCACCCTCAATCTCGACATCCGATATTGTGGTATTTGTTTTTTGAATTCGGGGTATACCGCGTTTTGAAAAAGCACAAACCCGATTTGTTCCTTTCTCCCGACGGATGGTTGTCATTGCGATCAAATGTTCCTCAATTGTCGGTCATTCATGATTTGAATTTTGAGAAACATCCTGAGTTTGTCCCTTTCCTTGTTCGAAAGTATTACCTCTATTTTTTCCCGAGGTTTGCCAAGAAAGCTCGGCGCATCGCGACAGTTTCTGAATACTCTAAAAAGGACATCGAGAACCGCTACGGAGTAAATAAGGATAAAATCGACGTGGTGTACAATGGTGTGAATGATGTGTTTCGGGTTCACACACCTTCCGAAATTGAAGCGATTCGAAGACAGTTTACTACAGGAGTTCCGTACTTCTTATTTGTAGGTTTGATTCATGCCCGAAAGAATCTGAAAAACCAATTGTTGGCTTTTCTAAAGTTTAAAGAACGGCACGCTAGTGACCTGAAATATGTTATCGTAGGGGAGAAGTTTTGGTGGGATAATGAGATCGATGAGGTTTTGAAGAATTCGAAATTTAGCGATGACGTTATTTTCCTCGGTCGGAGAAGAATGGATGAACTCATTGCGCTTTATGGTGGAGCCTATGCACTCACTTACGCCAGTTTCTTCGAAGGCTTCGGCATACCCATTATTGAGGCATTTAAATCAGGAGTTCCCGTCATTACTTCAAACACTTCATCAATGCCCGAGGTTGCAGGTGAAGGAGCTCTATTGGTGAATCCTAACTCCGTAAATGAAATTGCTGAGGCGATGAATAGGCTTGTGACAGATTCTTCAAAGCGACAATCTTTGATCGCTTTTGGTAAAGAACGAGCGAAGAAGTTTACGTGGGAAAATGCCGCTGAAGGACTTTGGAACTCTATCCAAAAAGCACTCTCCTAATCTCTGGTAAAAACAGCGTTGATGCCTGTTCGAAAGGTTTGTGGGAGCCAGTTGGTGACGGCATCAAACAACCGCCCTTTGTTCGTGAATCGCGCAAAGTAATTGCTTGTCTCATAGTCGGTCATTCTTAAGCCTGCCTCTTCGCCCAGCTCCTTCAGTTCTTTTACGGTGTATTCTCTGAAATGACCGGGGTTATCTTTATTCAATCTGATCAGTTCGTATGGATTATTCCCGGCCAACATGTGTATGCGCTTCTCCAAAGCCACAGCATTGGGCGTTCCCAAAATAAATAGCCCTCCGGGTTTCAAGAAACTTCTGACAAAAGAAAGAACGTGAACCGGGCTCGTGTGAAGATGCTCTAAAACTTCTCCCATGATAACAACATCCATCTTAGGGGGGCTGATCCACTCTGATTTTTGATCGCTCTTGTTCAAATCGAATTGATGAAACTTCGATGGATCTATTTTGATAAACTCCGGGAAATGCCCACCTCGACTTGCGGCATGCGCGAATCCCATCGTGTATATTTCTGCCTGGGGGAGATTCTTGGAAAGAACATCAGTAAAGAAACTCGGCCCAATATCCATGACACTAAGACCTTCACCATTTTTGGAATTCACCGATTTTAAAATCAAATCTATTAGAAATGAAAATCGCTTTGAATGAATTGTGATGTAATCTTTCGATTCAGAATCTTGAACAAGAGGTAGATAGTGTCCTAATATTTCTGCAGTAGAGCGCATTTTTTAATATTGGCGAGCAAAGATAATTTTTTTGTATTGTTGTGGGTCTCGATAGGGCGAAATGCAAAGAAAGTTTCTTTCCAGTTTAGGTCTCATATTACTCCTGAACTTAATCGTAAAGCCATTCTATCTGCTAGGAATTGATGCCGAAGTGCAAATCCGAGTGGGGAAGGATGCTTATGGACTTTATTTTGGCCTCTTAAACCTGAGTTTCATCTTGAATATGTTTATCGATCTAGGAATAAACAACTTCAACAATCGAAATATTTCTCAGAACATCCAACTGGTTTCAAAGCACTTCACAAAGCTTTTTACCATCAAGGCCTACCTAGCCTTCGGGTATGCCCTGCTCACCCTTGGGTTGGGGTTAGCTTTGGGATACGGACAAGAATCCTTTGAGATACTCGCTCTTTTGACTTTGAATCAAGTGTTGGTTTCATTTATTCTCTTTGGGAGATCAAACCTTGCTGCACTTCATCTTTTTTCAAGAGACAGTATCATTTCAGTACTTGATCGGGCGCTGCTAATTGCATTTTGTTCCATCTTCCTCTTTACCAATTTTACCGACCAGGAGTTCAAAATAGAGTGGTTTGTGTATCTACAAACTTTAGCTTATGTCATCACTCTATTGGTTTCCATCTTCATGCTTCGCGGCAATATAGGGCGACTCAAGTTTAAGTTTGATAAGTTGTTTGCCATCCAAATATTCAAGAAGAGTATTCCCTATGCTACGTTTACACTGATAGCGGGGCTCTACAATAGGCTGGATGGAATTATGCTGGAGAAGATAGGTCCGGAAGGGAGTTTTACGGCAGGAGAGTATGCTCAAGGCTTTCGCTTTTTTGAAGCAGCATCCATGTTTGCCTATCTCTTTGCGGTATTGTTGCTGCCCATTTATTCACGAATGCTAAAAGAGGGATCTCCTATTAAACCTATGGTGGATACCGCGACGAGATTACTACTCGGGAGTTCTTTAGCGGTAGCGATTTTGTTTTATTTCCACGGCGATTTTGTCTTGGAATGGAGGTATCCCGATGTCACGGAAAGTTCAGCTCAAGCCTTTTCTGCATTGATGATTGGTTTCGTCGGTGTAGGGATGTTCTATGTTTACGGAACCCTCATGACAGCTGATGAAGATTTGAAGAAATTGAATTACATCTCGATCGGGGGGTTGGTGCTTAACGTGCTTCTCAATTTCTACTTGATCCCGATTCACGGCGCTTTTGGTGCTGCTATAGCCACCATGGCCACTCAGTTGTTTGCGGGAGTTGCCCAACTATTCAGTGTGGTGATTCGATTCAAGTTTGGTGTGAATACCAGGTTGCTTTTACAATTCATTCTCTATGGTATTCTTGCAGTTGGCACCAATCTTTTCCTTGAGGATTTCATACCGGAAAATGCATTCTATCGCTTCCTCGTTTCCGCTCTTGTTGGAGGAGTGCTTTTACTTGTAACAGGTTTGTTTTCAGTCAACAAATTCGTTCGCCTTTTGAAAAGCAATGAATAAATTGTACGAGGGCTAATATTGCTACTTTTGTGCCGTTTATTTTCCAAATATCTTATTGATGGAATCGAAGAGTTTTGACTTTAAATGGTTGATCGGCGTCGTAAAAGCCAATCTTAGACTTTTTATTTTGGTAGCTGTGCTTTCTGCTATTGTAGGGGTAGTAATATCACTACCTGTATTTATGACTCCAAAGTACAAGAGTACAGCTGTGGTATACCCCACTAATATTGTGGTATATGCAGACGAATCAGAAACGGAGCAATTGCTTCAATTCTTTGAAGCTTCATCAGTAAGAGATTCTGTTATTGAAAAATTTGATCTCTACACGGTCTATGACATTGAACGTGATGCAGAAAATTCCAGATTTTATCTGCTTGAAGAATACAGAAACAATGTCAGGGTCTCAAAGACCAAATACGAATCTGTGATGCTCGAGGTTATTGCTGAAGATCCCCAATTGGCTAAGGATATGGCCGATGAAGTTATTCGTCAAGTCAACATCAAATACGACAATGTCATTAATGATCGTTCAAATCTGATTGCTGAATCGTTTCAGAAACAATTGACTTACCAGAAAACGGTATTGGACAGTCTTGAGTCTTTAATTTCGCGAATCAGCACAGAGAATGATGTTCTCGACTATGGAAATCAAACGAGAGAATTGGTTAGGGGATACGTAGATGCACTTTCCAGAAACGGAACGGCAGGTGTCAACAAGGATCTGGCACAATTGATCACCAGCACTCAGGAAAAAGGTAGCTTGGTTCGCATGCTGCAAAACTTGAGTTATATGGGAACCATGCAGTACGATTTTCTTTCGAAAAAATACTTGGAACAAAAGGTTTTGGCTGAGGGAGATTTAACCTACACCGACCTCATCGTTGAACCGGAAGTAGCGGATAAAAAATTCTGGCCCGTGCGTTGGTTGGTCTTGGTGATTACCATGATCTCTGCTTTACTATTCACGCTGGTAATGGTTTTACTGCTTAAGAAGTCGTAGCAACTTGCAGAATACCTTCCGCATAGAGGGTCGAGAGAAGAAGCTCATCGGCATTTTGACGGCACTGTTTGTGCTGATCAATGCTGTGGCGTTCACGAGGGAGATTTATATTCTTACCATCCTTCCAATTGCCATCTTCGTTGGTTACCTGCTTTTATACAATACCAAGTTTCTTCTTTTATTCATCGTATTTGCCACACCTCTGTCTTTCAATTTTGAGGATCTGGCATCTTTTGGTGGTATAGGTTTTTATTTTCCTACAGAGCCGCTCCTCTTTGCATTGATGCTGCTTTATATCGTTAAGCTTTTGGGGGGATACCGAGAAAAGCAGGAGTTTCTTACTCACCCCTTAACGTTGGCAATTCTGTTTAATTTGGCTTGGCTGGCTACTACTGTTTTCACTTCTGTAGATTTAATCGTATCGCTCAAATACCTCATTTCGAGGCTATGGTTTGTCTTGGTCATGTATTTTATGATCAATTCGTTCTTTCAAGATCGTAACCTAATCAGGCAATTCTATTTGGCACTGATAAGTAGTATGACCATAGCGATAATCTATACCCTCTCTGCTCATGCAACTCATGGATTTTCAGAGGAAGCAGGTCACTGGGTAATGTTCCCGTTTTTCAAAGACCACACCTCCT
This genomic window from Cryomorphaceae bacterium 1068 contains:
- a CDS encoding DUF5522 domain-containing protein: MSTGFGDFGRRKEFEKDDYYLSEEGYIVFTAKYLLKRGYCCQNGCKHCPYGFDKKKGRFK
- a CDS encoding glycosyltransferase family 1 protein, which gives rise to MKIAVNTRLLLKDKMEGIGWFTYETLKRITTSHPEIEFIFIFDRKPSQEFIFSQNVKAVVAHPQSRHPILWYLFFEFGVYRVLKKHKPDLFLSPDGWLSLRSNVPQLSVIHDLNFEKHPEFVPFLVRKYYLYFFPRFAKKARRIATVSEYSKKDIENRYGVNKDKIDVVYNGVNDVFRVHTPSEIEAIRRQFTTGVPYFLFVGLIHARKNLKNQLLAFLKFKERHASDLKYVIVGEKFWWDNEIDEVLKNSKFSDDVIFLGRRRMDELIALYGGAYALTYASFFEGFGIPIIEAFKSGVPVITSNTSSMPEVAGEGALLVNPNSVNEIAEAMNRLVTDSSKRQSLIAFGKERAKKFTWENAAEGLWNSIQKALS
- a CDS encoding methyltransferase domain-containing protein; the encoded protein is MRSTAEILGHYLPLVQDSESKDYITIHSKRFSFLIDLILKSVNSKNGEGLSVMDIGPSFFTDVLSKNLPQAEIYTMGFAHAASRGGHFPEFIKIDPSKFHQFDLNKSDQKSEWISPPKMDVVIMGEVLEHLHTSPVHVLSFVRSFLKPGGLFILGTPNAVALEKRIHMLAGNNPYELIRLNKDNPGHFREYTVKELKELGEEAGLRMTDYETSNYFARFTNKGRLFDAVTNWLPQTFRTGINAVFTRD
- a CDS encoding polysaccharide biosynthesis C-terminal domain-containing protein, which gives rise to MQRKFLSSLGLILLLNLIVKPFYLLGIDAEVQIRVGKDAYGLYFGLLNLSFILNMFIDLGINNFNNRNISQNIQLVSKHFTKLFTIKAYLAFGYALLTLGLGLALGYGQESFEILALLTLNQVLVSFILFGRSNLAALHLFSRDSIISVLDRALLIAFCSIFLFTNFTDQEFKIEWFVYLQTLAYVITLLVSIFMLRGNIGRLKFKFDKLFAIQIFKKSIPYATFTLIAGLYNRLDGIMLEKIGPEGSFTAGEYAQGFRFFEAASMFAYLFAVLLLPIYSRMLKEGSPIKPMVDTATRLLLGSSLAVAILFYFHGDFVLEWRYPDVTESSAQAFSALMIGFVGVGMFYVYGTLMTADEDLKKLNYISIGGLVLNVLLNFYLIPIHGAFGAAIATMATQLFAGVAQLFSVVIRFKFGVNTRLLLQFILYGILAVGTNLFLEDFIPENAFYRFLVSALVGGVLLLVTGLFSVNKFVRLLKSNE
- a CDS encoding Wzz/FepE/Etk N-terminal domain-containing protein, coding for MESKSFDFKWLIGVVKANLRLFILVAVLSAIVGVVISLPVFMTPKYKSTAVVYPTNIVVYADESETEQLLQFFEASSVRDSVIEKFDLYTVYDIERDAENSRFYLLEEYRNNVRVSKTKYESVMLEVIAEDPQLAKDMADEVIRQVNIKYDNVINDRSNLIAESFQKQLTYQKTVLDSLESLISRISTENDVLDYGNQTRELVRGYVDALSRNGTAGVNKDLAQLITSTQEKGSLVRMLQNLSYMGTMQYDFLSKKYLEQKVLAEGDLTYTDLIVEPEVADKKFWPVRWLVLVITMISALLFTLVMVLLLKKS